The nucleotide window GCCTAAGCATGTTCAAATATCGGACATTACCATAATGGCGACAAAACAGGCTACAGGATTTAATGTTCATAGAGAGTAGAAAAAATGAGCATAATGTTTTAATTATATATAAAAATTATAGCTCATTTTAAAAACATATATATTTGAAATTATTGACTTTTGGAATATAATAACATATAATAACCTTATAGAAAAATTAGTAAAAATTTTGGAGGAAATAAAAATGAAAAGATTTAGAGAAGCGATGTGTATGTCATAGGTATTAAGTTTGTGCTGAAGTAACGGGTACAGGCTTATGTTGTATTGATAAGAATTGTACCTGTGATGCTAAATCTTTTGTAAATAAATAGAAAAAGCTCTCAGGAAAAATGAGAGCTTTTTTTCTGAAAAAATTTAAAAGTCAAAATTATATTAAGAGGTGATCATGGAAAAATTTATTACACTGAATAATTTGGTGAAAATATATAAGACGAGTGAGGGAAAAGAATTAAAAGCCGTAGATGGAGTAAATCTTGAGATTGAAAAAGGAGATGTTTACGGGATAATGGGACTTAGCGGTGCCGGGAAGTCGACATTGATAAGACTTATAAACAGACTGGAAGAACCTACATCTGGAGAAATACTTGTAAATCATATTGTAAAAGATAAAAAAAGCATCGAGAAGAAAGACATAATGTATTTTCAACAGGATGAACTTAGAGAATACAGAAAAAAAACGGGAATGATATTTCAGCATTTTAATCTTTTAAATTCAAGAAATGTAGCCGGAAATATTGCGTTTCCTCTGGAAATATCAGGCTGGGGAAAAAACGAGATAAATGCAAGAGTAGATGAACTATTGGAAATCGTAGGATTGACTTCAAAAAAATATAATTACCCTGAACAGTTATCAGGAGGACAGAAACAAAGGGTAGCAATAGCAAGAGCTTTGGCAAATAATCCCGAAATACTCCTTTCGGATGAGGCAACGAGTGCTTTGGATCCAAGAACTACAAATTCTATATTGGATTTACTGAAAGATATAAATAAAAAATTCGGCATAACAATAATACTTATTACACATCAAATGGAAGTAATAAGAAAAATTTGTAATAAAGCGGCTATAATGTCTGACGGCAAAATTATAGAAGAGGGAAAAACAAGAGATATATTCTTAAATCCTAAAAGTTCTTTGGCAAAAGAGTTTGTAGCGAATATATCCCACAATGACGACTTTGAAGTAGAAGAAAAAAATAGCGGAAAAGAAAAAAACGAAGGAAGAATCAAGTTAAAGCTAAAATTTACTGAAGAACAGGTTGATAAACCTTATATTGCGGAAATAATAAAAAAATACGATGCAGAAATAAGTATATTAGGCGGCTCTATTGATAAGCTGAGTGATACGGTAGTAGGTCATCTGACGGTAGAAATTATTGCAGAAAAAGAAAAAATAGACGTTATATTAAAATGGCTTGAAATGAATAATGTAGAATTGGAGGTATTATAGTGAGATTTGACTGGGTAAAATTTTTACAATTTAATAATATGCTGATACCTCTTTGGGAAACAATATATATGGTTGCAATAGCGACAGCCGTATCTCTTCTAATAGGACTTCCGATAGGAGTGCTACTCGTTGTCAGTGATTCAAAAGGTGTCAAGCCGAATAAAACTTTGCATAAAATACTTGATATGATATTGGTAAACATTACAAGATCCATACCTTTCGTAATATTAATGGTGCTCCTTATACCGTTATCCAGAATGATAGTACATAAATCTTACGGAAGTATTGCATTTATAGTTCCTTTATCTTTGGGAGCGGCTCCTTTTGTAGCGAGAATAATAGAAGGAGCATTAAAAGAAGTGGACGAAGGTCTGATTGAAGCATCAAAATCAATGGGAGCGACGACTTGGGAAATAATCATTAAAGTTATGATACCCGAAGCAATGCCTGCATTAATTCACGGCTTGACATTGACAATAATAAGCTTAATCGGATATTCGGCAATAGCCGGTTCGATTGGAGGAGGAGGACTAGGAAACTCTGCTGTTGTAGATGGCTATACGAGATCAAATCCTGAAATAATGTGGCAGGCAACAATAGTTATAATTATACTGGTTCAAATAATCCAGTTTATAGGAGACTTTTTTGTGAAAATTATAAATAAAAAGAGAACAAAATAAATGAAAGGAGTCACAAAAATATGAAAAAAATAATTTTATTTTTAACAGTTGCATTGATTTTTGCAGTATCTTGCGGAGAGAAAAAAGAAAGTAAAAAATAAAATGAAAAATTGACAGTGGCGGCAACACCGATTCCGGCAGGAGAATTGGTAACACTTGTAAAAGATGATTTGAAAAAAGAGGGGATAGATCTCGAAGTAGTTATTTTCAATGACTATGTACAGCCGAATAAAGCTCTTCAGGATAAAAGCGTGGATGCGAATCTGTTTCAGCACACACCTTACATGAATAATTTCGGGAAAAAGAATAATTTTGAAATGGCGGCGGTAGGAAAAGTGTACTTGCCGACAATGGCACTTTACTCGGATAAGGTCAAATCATTGGAAGAACTGAAAGACGGTGCTACGATATTTATTCCCAATGATCCTACAAATTTGACAAGAGCGTTGTTATTACTTGATAAAAAAGGATTGATAAAATTAAAAGATAACACAAAACTTGACTCAAAATTATCGGATATAGTTGAAAATACGAAAAATCTTAAATTTGTAGAATTATCGGCAGAGCAGATTGCACCGAGATACAAAGAGGCGGATGCTGCTTTCATTACAGGAAGTTATGCTTTGGACAGCGGGCTTAACCCTAAAGATAACGGAATACTGTCTGAAGATAAAGATTCTCCTTATGTAAATGTACTGGCTACATTAAAAGGGAGAGAAAACGAAGAAAAGATACAGAAACTGTTAAAAGCATTACAGTCGGAAAAAGTGAAAAAATACATAGAAGAAAAATACAAAGATGTAATAATACCGGCATTTTAATCAGGATATAAATTATTATATTATATAAATCTAAAATTACAGGAGGAAATCGAAATGAAAAAACTATTATTATTGGGAGTACTGACACTGTTATTTGTGTTATCGTGCGGTGGAAAGAAAGAAGAAACGAAAGATCAGAAAGGAAGTGCCGAAGAACCTAAAAAAACTGAAAAATTAGTGGTAGGAGCTACTCCGGTACCTCATCAGGAATTACTTGAATTGGTAAAGGATGATTTGAAAAATGAAGGGATTGATTTGGAAATAGTTCAGTTTAACGACTATGTTCAACCGAATAAAGGATTGGCAGATAAAAGTCTGGATGCAAACTTCTTCCAGCATATTCCTTATATGGAAGAATTTGCAAAGAAAAATAATATGGAACTGGTATCAGTAGGAAAAATACATTTGGAACCTATGGCTATTTACTCGAAAAAAATCAAAAATATAAATGATTTGAAAGAAGGAGACACTATTTTAATACCTAACGATCCTACAAACGGAGGAAGAGCTTTAATATTACTTGATAAAGCAGGAGTATTAAAATTGAAAGATAATACAAAATTGGATTCTACAGTAGCGGATATAGTTGAAAATAATAAAA belongs to Pseudoleptotrichia goodfellowii and includes:
- a CDS encoding methionine ABC transporter ATP-binding protein, which gives rise to MEKFITLNNLVKIYKTSEGKELKAVDGVNLEIEKGDVYGIMGLSGAGKSTLIRLINRLEEPTSGEILVNHIVKDKKSIEKKDIMYFQQDELREYRKKTGMIFQHFNLLNSRNVAGNIAFPLEISGWGKNEINARVDELLEIVGLTSKKYNYPEQLSGGQKQRVAIARALANNPEILLSDEATSALDPRTTNSILDLLKDINKKFGITIILITHQMEVIRKICNKAAIMSDGKIIEEGKTRDIFLNPKSSLAKEFVANISHNDDFEVEEKNSGKEKNEGRIKLKLKFTEEQVDKPYIAEIIKKYDAEISILGGSIDKLSDTVVGHLTVEIIAEKEKIDVILKWLEMNNVELEVL
- a CDS encoding methionine ABC transporter permease, whose amino-acid sequence is MLIPLWETIYMVAIATAVSLLIGLPIGVLLVVSDSKGVKPNKTLHKILDMILVNITRSIPFVILMVLLIPLSRMIVHKSYGSIAFIVPLSLGAAPFVARIIEGALKEVDEGLIEASKSMGATTWEIIIKVMIPEAMPALIHGLTLTIISLIGYSAIAGSIGGGGLGNSAVVDGYTRSNPEIMWQATIVIIILVQIIQFIGDFFVKIINKKRTK
- a CDS encoding MetQ/NlpA family ABC transporter substrate-binding protein, whose product is MKKLLLLGVLTLLFVLSCGGKKEETKDQKGSAEEPKKTEKLVVGATPVPHQELLELVKDDLKNEGIDLEIVQFNDYVQPNKGLADKSLDANFFQHIPYMEEFAKKNNMELVSVGKIHLEPMAIYSKKIKNINDLKEGDTILIPNDPTNGGRALILLDKAGVLKLKDNTKLDSTVADIVENNKKIKIEQLAPEQLAPRLSEVTAAIINSNFALDAKLSFKDDTIFIEDKDSPYVNIVTVLKGRENEEKIQKLVKALQSEKVKKYLEEKYSGSVIPSF